From Drosophila nasuta strain 15112-1781.00 chromosome X, ASM2355853v1, whole genome shotgun sequence, one genomic window encodes:
- the LOC132795621 gene encoding decapping nuclease DXO homolog, with product MHSGVATNRDHINGTLNLNVRLHRSGTKFPGAFPRLSCPQPIGCYSLNESRQFQDYASNVSYLNLPHRTEFPLDLNAGIERVQRKGAVPPIYRPKKKGPNLSYDFVTFRGILRQIMCTPYERRKDYRLMATRLNGTIYLAKVETEADRLERESMTKQQLDMCSWGFKFEQYCTTEDPKKLPDTTSPVNESKEFDCVFHLTLNGLQVLFCSRNGWH from the exons ATGCATTCAGGAGTTGCAACAAATCGTGACCACATTAACGGAACGTTGAATTTGAACGTGCGTCTGCATCGCAGCGGCACCAAATTCCCCGGCGCTTTTCCCCGGCTCAGCTGTCCACAGCCCATTGGCTGTTACAGTCTCAACGAATCGCGTCAATTCCAGGACTATGCCAGCAACGTTTCATATCTTAATTTGCCGCATCGCACAGAATTCCCGCTGGATCTCAATGCGGGCATTGAGCGTGTGCAACGCAAGG GAGCTGTCCCGCCCATCTacagaccaaaaaaaaagggtccCAACTTATCTTATGATTTTGTGACCTTTCGCGGCATTCTGCGCCAAATTATGTGCACGCCATACGAGCGACGGAAGGACTACAGACTGATGGCAACACGTCTCAATGGCACCATCTACTTAGCCAAGGTGGAAACAGAGGCGGATCGCCTAGAACGCGAATCGATGACGAAGCAACAGTTAGACATGTGTTCGTGGGGCTTCAAGTTTGAACAATATTGTACCACAGAGGATCCAAAGAAGCTGCCGGACACCACAAGCCCAGTGAATGAGTCCAAAGAGTTTGACTGCGTCTTCCACTTAACACTCAACGGATTGCAGGTGCTTTTTTGCAGCCGAAATGGATGGCATTAA
- the LOC132797351 gene encoding TM2 domain-containing protein almondex gives MRQQRQCIVVNMRSAIALIIIFVLTGIRNSETASGGNQMDLTDAKTDQRKDNSNAGNNNNNNNNNNENEVFVPALANMASKSSGDGNSSSNNISNSTTNMLCPLDKETPCDQLQFPCIRCSYNFNCLYGRDVNISCEAVSNVQCQGERAFHRQMNCRYCYQTEMWQQHCEQHANCNSAAEKYYRTNCTVHQDVLCLGNRSFTRNLRCNWTQGYRWSTALLISLTLGGFGADRFYLGHWQEGIGKLFSFGGLGVWTIIDVLLISMHYLGPADGSLYI, from the coding sequence atgcgacAACAGCGACAATGCATTGTGGTGAATATGCGTTCTGCGATAGCGCTCATCATCATATTTGTGCTGACCGGCATTAGAAACAGCGAAACGGCCAGCGGTGGCAATCAAATGGATCTTACTGATGCCAAAACCGATCAACGCAAAGACAACAGCAatgctggcaacaacaacaataataataataacaataatgagAATGAAGTGTTTGTGCCCGCGTTGGCCAACATGGCCAGCAAGTCAAGTGGCGACGGCAatagcagcagtaacaacattAGCAACAGCACTACAAACATGCTGTGCCCACTGGATAAAGAGACACCTTGCGATCAGTTGCAATTCCCGTGCATACGTTGCAGctacaatttcaattgtctTTACGGTCGCGATGTGAACATCAGTTGCGAGGCTGTCAGCAATGTCCAATGCCAGGGCGAACGCGCCTTCCACCGGCAAATGAACTGTCGCTATTGCTACCAGACGGAAATGTGGCAACAGCACTGCGAACAGCATGCGAATTGCAATTCGGCAGCCGAAAAATATTATCGCACCAACTGCACAGTGCATCAGGATGTCCTCTGCTTGGGCAATCGCTCTTTTACCCGCAATCTACGCTGCAATTGGACGCAAGGTTACCGCTGGAGCACAGCGCTCTTGATCAGTCTTACGCTGGGCGGCTTTGGTGCCGATCGTTTCTATCTGGGACACTGGCAAGAGGGCATTGGCAAGCTGTTTAGCTTTGGCGGCTTGGGTGTGTGGACCATCATCGATGTGCTGCTCATATCCATGCATTATCTGGGGCCAGCCGATGGCTCACTATACATTTAG
- the LOC132797348 gene encoding la-related protein 7 — translation MAAKTIAADKTGGGQEPQEKSHKADATAHEHEPVASGDQADVTGTSPGGIKSETGGGRKRKRHLFNSIRTQMEFYFGDANLSKDRFLRRYVEQDPYVPLDIFLTFNKIKTLTQDVQQISRSLSNSQLLELDKSGLKVRRKTALPVQRDVNDKTLYVEALPRTATHDWLKEVFSRYGAVAYVSLPHYPGTRKIKEFAFIEFEKSSAVEKAVKAFAQVQGVLSVEHTDPADLASIRSFQQQQQQKSGADVSDAAAAAGAEITLKRECDKEETHDGAVSAKRVKLEAPQEQSDQAAGLESTDAEMSQQSETDDNPEDAGDDRAGKESGGGGDAKQTQHKRRRKQKKKPLLDKHKPNIEPSAMELKVLPKSSWCSMRNKYLNLQRRIISEAKSKLWRSGGGQQTHLGKSNTALPQLQAQHHHHQQQQQQQQLTEIKGNSVAGSGVVVAANSSSGSVGHEEGEPLSDAGDHHHHHHHRHHHAVAGGGDVPVPAKRRKRNKNAAGGVHKMNMNFYGAGGSETDDTAKLPAKAEERAPLFKYEPGLIVECALHEPCTNVKDFKADMRQYADIKYVDIKEGDQLAHLRMSTPEAADELAHKLSCAEMQLKVLRGQTEQQYWRKIEQDREAKLTKKVRVQQKRGREKFAKLLAKHIKFDDADDDEIAANTTGGPNGGAAASASNNLSADV, via the exons ATGGCTGCGAAAACAATTGCTGCCGACAAAACGGGGGGCGGTCAAGAACCGCAGGAAAAATCACACAAAGCGGATGCGACGGCCCATGAACATGAACCGGTGGCAAGTGGCGACCAAGCGGACGTTACCGGCACATCGCCAGGGGGCATCAAAAGCGAAACAGGTGGCGGTCGCAAACGTAAGCGACATTTGTTTAATTCGATTCGAACGCAAATGGAGTTTTATTTTGGCGACGCCAATCTGAGCAAGGACCGTTTCCTGCGACGTTACGTGGAGCAGGATCCAT ATGTGCCGCTTGACATATTTCTTACATTCAACAAGATCAAAACACTCACCCAAGATGTGCAACAAATATCGCGTTCGCTGTCCAACTCACAGCTGCTGGAGCTGGACAAGAGTGGACTAAAAGTGCGTCGCAAGACGGCGCTGCCCGTGCAACGGGATGTCAACGATAAAACGCTCTATGTGGAAGCCTTGCCACGCACAGCAACCCACGATTGGCTCAAAGAAGTCTTTAGTCGATATGGTGCCGTTGCTTATGTATCGCTGCCGCATTATCCGGGCACTCGCAAGATCAAGGAGTTTGCCTTCATTGAGTTCGAAAAGAGCTCGGCCGTGGAGAAGGCGGTGAAGGCATTTGCCCAGGTGCAAGGTGTGCTGTCCGTGGAGCACACAGATCCCGCTGATTTGGCCAGCATTCGTTCgtttcaacagcaacagcagcaaaagtcaGGTGCAGATGTCTctgatgcagcagcagctgctggtgCAGAAATAACTCTGAAGCGGGAATGCGACAAGGAAGAAACCCATGATGGAGCCGTGTCCGCCAAGCGTGTGAAACTGGAGGCACCGCAGGAGCAAAGCGATCAAGCAGCTGGCTTGGAAAGCACAGATGCCGAAATGTCGCAACAAAGCGAAACCGATGACAATCCCGAGGATGCTGGTGATGATCGTGCTGGCAAAGagagcggcggcggcggcgatgCAAAGCAGACGCAGCATAAGCGACGTCGCAAGCAAAAGAAGAAACCGCTGCTGGACAAGCACAAGCCAAACATTGAGCCAAGCGCCATGGAGCTGAAGGTGCTGCCCAAGAGCAGCTGGTGCAGCATGCGCAATAAATATCTCAATCTGCAGCGGCGCATCATCAGCGAGGCGAAGAGCAAACTGTGGCGCAGCGGTGGCGGTCAGCAGACGCATCTTGGCAAGAGCAACACAGCACTGCCTCAATTGCAGGCCCAACACCAtcaccaccagcagcagcaacaacaacaacagctaaccGAGATCAAGGGCAACAGTGTCGCTGGCTCGGGCGTGGTGGTCgccgccaacagcagcagcggtagcGTCGGACATGAGGAAGGCGAACCGCTTAGCGATGCGGGTGATCAccaccaccatcatcatcaccgTCATCATCATGCCGTTGCTGGAGGAGGCGACGTGCCAGTGCCTGCCAAACGACGCAAGCGCAACAAGAATGCCGCTGGTGGTGTACATAAGATGAATATGAATTTCTATGGTGCCGGCGGCAGCGAAACGGATGACACCGCAAAGCTGCCAGCCAAGGCCGAGGAACGGGCGCCACTCTTCAAATACGAGCCGGGTCTGATAGTCGAATGTGCACTGCATGAGCCGTGCACCAATGTCAAGGATTTCAAGGCCGATATGCGACAATATGCGGACATCAAGTATGTGGACATCAAAGAGGGCGATCAGCTGGCGCATTTACGCATGTCCACCCCCGAAGCAGCCGATGAGTTGGCCCACAAGTTGAGCTGTGCTGAGATGCAGCTGAAGGTACTGCGTGGCCAGACGGAGCAGCAATATTGGCGCAAGATCGAGCAGGATCGCGAGGCGAAGCTGACGAAGAAGGTGCGTGTGCAGCAGAAGCGTGGACGCGAAAAGTTTGCAAAGCTGCTGGCCAAACACATCAAGTTCGACGATGCTGACGACGATGAGATAGCCGCCAATACAACGGGAGGTCCAAATGGAGGAGCAGCTGCATCAGCAAGCAACAATCTATCCGCTGATGTCTAa
- the LOC132797347 gene encoding nascent polypeptide-associated complex subunit alpha, muscle-specific form — MESIVLHSDIARLVLGYLVNNNLKRAAQTLCRTSPHLVQEFNAFRQGLLPHNFLNGGLEEMIREHVKINTLVTNAMLKLPLERRMRLQQMKLSERLSELLHQEKNTPHSSWRNNTTANTNKKRKRRRMRGQTDEESQQQLPHYDSKRPRLLAPHLYCSIERSHRLHSADNESLDSSSSGSNHTDNCNSDASSADEALPFHGSGHGPKNNSTPRTGTSRTNDSAELIMMPMPQAMPELTQAIMTNEDFQQKLLENINVALQSVTVHTPTPESINSEAVLDDLVKNILEATEKDPSFDRVLQEVVGTPAPTNVGEQQQQPAAATLETPELAAAEPPQTPLIIRNAVAAVANAGGDGNGNGNAVIQLNANTSLDQVVDPNFSISKLILINSNESAQKQQQQLHQQQQLQQQLQQQLATGAASVNLSITTENLINYNDASGGGGGGGDGEAAPSGTVQTTSNQVCVDTTNGQLTFPMIFSSNDGIFSHLPLLVNNEWLAQQLRSDVFEIPLTEPITVSASQLPNSIIINSAVKQSSSHQALPPAAVEPPVQLIEEESQPPPPSTAAATAVAAAVHKSVERKAAPANANGIPPASLDSSRVVLERATPSTAGIVNVKAFRSLSTPRKRTSHVRTLNFSPKAITHAMQQTPVSTRRAQLQQQQLQRREQLKALREQQQQSHPVQTEQQPEHAKQAPEEKPVHIKSVEILPSFGSSPAHSKPSTSSDVSANESGNSCLPPLFAMEEGSNQTVIKAVVVAAKQTKGSTATPKRKQKRRAAVKACKRIISQSTVPEEAQQQQKEQQQQPQQLDVKLEQQEQPDVGTSLDDSKENQRGSQHVEEEDDDDQTDLMAAWQRQMHGTSTDLEQRLREINAKRQEQFKGPQRTRRRTAAGKKKGGGGGTPLAPKQKKLKVTLSAKKKKLQAGQTVGKATTTIKITTPQKTKKIVESKEPPKEANREEQDKQQLQGEKNAHKVSIIEEPAKQLKTEKEQLPEKTAKQVTTTTTTTATATIAIATVDQVPSSMEMLLETPFKMLLSQSDDGVPPTPGPAALLLPPTLDTPYAKLLPSTSFLFGSDTKSILDTPMLTAITPGTRLSGATPFGHSLGTPHSTAKTDYSSGSSYYRPDEAEHTDTNAQCALQPARASPATTTIAPEPIKVSAVSAFELHAERLPVEPTVLRRVRSFGTEAVDSAEGAVAALPDNVAEPGAHYKLVSGLPDAVVDNSSSSSCASSSTYSSSSSSSSSSGSGSSTDSSSNSSATSATTRRAASQVAPGGVALSTAKTMQLLDMENLSDISSTEDEEWLKAAAAAATEPPLAIDNEPQQLVSQDGEVRYPLRNWLTPSKDATKDANTSGEMAPPAPKTKPANPPPPPPPPPPPELPAAAVKPPPPPSPPPSAPPPPVNPPAARTPTPPPPPTPAPSAAEDKLKQQLVMEQRRQELAKVRERVKAKVKQQVSPKPRVRKVNKKLSNMRENAKLSQPPSQSSKASNGKSPRKEAPPTVKTAATTGVSAVTTVLTTSSATTAVAIPKPTEAIAKSGNEPSTNCSSDLDPALLMALNLSAKKQQQQQPKVGRIAVQIAAQPAPALGAAQRRGRPKKAPNVEPTRCCTRRSTRLIDNKTPGPEETSPEPPPKLTKSLTNVKVTKKPAKKRAEARLEPSQPLATLAEAQTTQKSPEPQTLPSTSAATTAPAASPDYELDMCLSSSHVENTFSFSYADNGSKPTDPVERQPASYFESYQMRLMIDNEMHNVRMTSPQLIYQHSGNGGEDNGANAAANSAAIRNIPKKRIVRYTSGGGGGAGEGGGGGTTNRDEAKDEKQVKPVATSTPLGNNSQAAESGQRDENDLEVAKINAPMKPNSGDDQEPHDAGVQIEDIESILSHLHGT; from the exons ATGGAATCGATTGTGCTACATTCCGATATAGCGCGCCTGGTCCTAG GCTATTTGGTCAACAATAATCTTAAGCGTGCGGCCCAAACTCTATGCCGCACATCGCCGCATCTGGTGCAGGAGTTCAATGCATTCCGTCAAGGCTTGCTGCCGCACAACTTTCTCAATGGCGGTCTCGAGGAGATGATACGCGAGCACGTCAAGATCAACACGCTGG TGACGAATGCAATGCTCAAGTTGCCCCTGGAGCGGCGAATGCGTTTACAGCAAATGAAACTCTCTGAGCGTCTCAGTGAGCTGCTGCATCAGGAAAAGAACACACCGCATAGCAGCTGGcgcaacaacacaacagcaaacacaaacaaaaaacgcaAGCGTCGTCGCAT GCGTGGCCAAACGGATGAAGagtcacaacaacagctgccacATTACGACAGCAAGCGCCCACGTCTGCTGGCGCCACATTTGTACTGCAGCATTGAGCGCTCACATCGCTTGCACAGCGCTGACAATGAATCCCTcgatagcagcagcagcggcagcaatcACAccgacaactgcaacagcgaTGCGAGTAGCGCCGACGAAGCTTTGCCCTTCCATGGCAGCGGGCATGGACCCAAGAATAATTCCACGCCACGCACAGGCACCAGCCGCACCAACGATTCGGCAGAATTGATCATGATGCCCATGCCACAAGCTATGCCC GAATTGACGCAGGCCATCATGACCAATGAGGACTTCCAGCAGAAGCTGCTGGAGAACATCAATGTGGCGTTACAATCAGTCACTGTGCATACGCCTACGCCGGAATCGATAAACTCTGAGGCGGTGCTTGATGATTTGGTCAAGAACATATTGGAAGCGACCGAGAAGGATCCATCGTTTGATCGTGTGCTCCAAGAGGTTGTTGGCACACCGGCGCCAACAAATGTcggcgagcagcagcagcagccggctGCAGCTACGTTAGAGACGCCAGAGCTGGCTGCAGCAGAGCCACCGCAAACACCGCTCATCATACGCAAtgcggtggcggcggtggccAATGCGGGCGGAGATGGGaatggcaatggaaatgcGGTGATACAGTTGAATGCGAACACCTCACTGGACCAGGTGGTGGATCCCAATTTCAGCATATCCAAGTTGATTTTGATCAATTCGAATGAGAGCgcacaaaagcagcagcaacaactgcatcagcagcagcaactgcaacaacaactgcaacagcagctggcaaCTGGCGCAGCTTCAGTTAATCTCAGCATCACCACCGAGAATCTCATCAATTACAATGATGCCAgcggtggaggaggaggaggaggagatgGTGAGGCAGCACCGAGTGGAACGGTCCAAACGACATCGAATCAAGTTTGCGTGGATACCACAAATGGTCAGCTAACATTTCCCATGATCTTCTCGTCCAACGATGGCATCTTCTCGCATCTGCCGCTGCTTGTGAACAACGAATGGTTGGCTCAACAGCTGCGCTCCGATGTCTTTGAAATTCCACTAACCGAACCAATTACTGTGTCGGCCAGTCAACTGCCCAATTCGATAATAATTAACAGTGCTGTGAAGCAGTCATCGTCGCATCAGGCACTGCCGCCAGCTGCTGTTGAGCCGCCCGTGCAATTGATTGAGGAGGAGTCTCAACCGCCGCCGCCATCAACAGCTGCAGCCACAGCAGTAGCCGCAGCTGTACACAAATCTGTGGAACGCAAAGCGGCGCCAGCGAATGCGAATGGGATCCCGCCTGCCTCGTTGGACTCGTCGCGTGTGGTGCTGGAGCGTGCGACGCCTTCGACAGCGGGCATTGTGAATGTGAAGGCATTCCGCAGTTTGTCGACGCCCAGGAAACGCACTTCGCATGTGCGCACCCTCAACTTTTCACCCAAGGCAATTACGCATGCAATGCAACAGACGCCCGTCTCCACACGTCGCGCCcagctccagcagcagcagctgcagcgtcGCGAGCAGCTGAAGGCGTTGcgcgaacagcagcaacagtcgcacCCGGTGCAGACAGAGCAACAGCCTGAGCATGCAAAGCAAGCACCGGAGGAGAAGCCGGTGCACATTAAGAGCGTTGAAATCCTACCCAGCTTTGGCAGCAGTCCCGCGCACAGCAAGCCGAGCACCTCGTCCGATGTGAGCGCCAATGAGAGCGGCAACAGTTGCTTGCCGCCCTTGTTTGCCATGGAGGAGGGCAGCAATCAAACGGTGATTAAagctgttgtagttgctgcgaAGCAGACGAAAGGCAGCACAGCTACGCCGAAGCGTAAGCAAAAGCGTCGCGCGGCAGTCAAGGCTTGCAAGCGCATTATTTCCCAGTCAACTGTACCGGAAGaggcgcagcaacaacagaaggaacaacaacagcagccacagcaactggATGTGAAACTGGAGCAACAGGAGCAGCCAGATGTGGGCACATCGCTGGACGACAGCAAGGAGAATCAAAGAGGCAGCCAGCATGTCGAGGaggaggacgacgacgaccagACGGATCTGATGGCTGCCTGGCAACGTCAAATGCACGGCACCAGCACCGATCTAGAGCAGCGGCTACGCGAGATCAATGCCAAGCGTCAGGAACAGTTCAAGGGACCGCAACGCACGCGTCGTCGCACCGCAGCGGGCAAGAAGAAAGGTGGAGGCGGTGGCACGCCGCTGGCGCCTAAGCAAAAGAAACTCAAGGTGACGCTCAGtgccaagaagaagaagctgcaGGCGGGACAGACAGTTGggaaggcaacaacaacgatcaAGATAACGACACCGcagaaaacaaagaaaatagtGGAAAGCAAAGAGCCGCCGAAGGAAGCGAACCGTGAGGAGCAAGACAAGCAACAGCTGCAGGGGGAGAAGAATGCGCATAAGGTGTCAATTATCGAAGAACCAGCGAAGCAGCTGAAAACCGAGAAGGAGCAGCTGCCGGAGAAGACAGCCAAGCAggttacaacaacaacaactacaacggcaacagcaacgataGCAATAGCGACAGTGGATCAAGTGCCTTCGAGCATGGAGATGCTGCTGGAGACTCCATTCAAGATGCTGCTATCGCAGTCGGATGATGGTGTGCCGCCGACACCCGGACCCGCCGCTCTGCTCCTGCCACCCACGCTGGACACACCTTATGCTAAGCTGTTGCCGAGCACTTCGTTTCTGTTTGGCAGCGACACCAAGAGCATACTGGACACACCCATGCTAACGGCCATAACGCCGGGCACACGACTGTCGGGGGCAACACCATTTGGCCACTCCCTGGGCACACCGCACAGCACAGCGAAAACGGATTATTCCTCGGGCAGCTCCTACTATCGTCCCGATGAGGCCGAGCACACGGATACGAATGCCCAATGTGCCCTGCAACCGGCCAGAGCATcgccagcaacaactacaattgcACCCGAACCGATCAAGGTTTCTGCCGTGTCCGCCTTTGAGCTGCATGCCGAGCGTTTGCCCGTGGAGCCGACGGTGCTGCGTCGTGTGCGTTCCTTTGGCACCGAGGCCGTGGACAGCGCTGAGGGCGCCGTCGCCGCTTTGCCCGATAATGTCGCGGAGCCAGGTGCACATTATAAGCTCGTATCGGGTTTGCCCGATGCTGTGGTCGATAATTCCAGCAGCAGTTCGTGTGCCAGCAGCTCCACTTACTCCTCCAGCAGCTCCAGTTCGTCGagcagtggcagcggcagcagcaccgacagcagcagcaactcctCGGCCACCTCGGCCACAACCAGACGTGCGGCAAGTCAGGTGGCGCCTGGCGGTGTTGCGTTGTCCACGGCGAAAACAATGCAGCTGCTGGACATGGAGAATCTGTCGGACATTAGCAGCACCGAGGATGAGGAATGGCTAaaggcggcagcagcggcggcaactGAACCGCCGCTCGCCATCGACAATGAGCCGCAGCAGCTGGTCAGCCAGGATGGCGAGGTGCGCTACCCGTTGCGCAATTGGCTGACACCCAGCAAGGATGCGACCAAGGATGCAAATACTAGCGGGGAGATGGCACCGCCAGCACCCAAAACGAAACCAGCTAATCCTCCACCAcctccgccgccgccgccgcctccggAATTGCCAGCTGCAGCAGTGAAGCCACCTCCGCCTCCATCACCACCACCGTCGGCTCCACCTCCACCAGTCAATCCGCCTGCAGCTAGAACTCCAACACCGCCGCCTCCGCCTACGCCAGCTCCGAGTGCAGCTGAGGATAAGCTAAAACAACAGCTGGTAATGGAGCAGCGTCGTCAGGAACTGGCCAAAGTGCGTGAGCGTGTCAAGGCCAAGGTGAAGCAGCAAGTCTCGCCCAAACCGCGCGTCCGCAAAGTGAACAAGAAGCTGAGCAACATGCGGGAGAACGCCAAGTTGTCACAACCACCGTCACAGTCGAGCAAGGCAAGCAATGGCAAGTCTCCTCGAAAGGAAGCGCCGCCAACCGTGAAGACAGCAGCTACAACGGGTGTATCAGCCGTAACAACAGTATTAACAACCAGCTCAGCTACAACAGCGGTTGCTATTCCAAAGCCAACTGAAGCAATTGCCAAGTCAGGGAATGAGCCATCGACAAATTGCAGCAGCGATCTGGATCCAGCGCTGCTTATGGCCTTGAATCTCAGTGctaagaagcagcagcaacagcagccaaaagtGGGACGCATTGCCGTTCAGATTGCAGCACAGCCGGCACCCGCGTTGGGCGCAGCACAGCGTCGTGGGCGACCTAAGAAGGCGCCCAACGTGGAGCCCACACGCTGCTGCACACGACGCTCCACGCGACTGATTGACAATAAGA CTCCTGGACCAGAAGAAACATCACCGGAACCGCCACCTAAACTAACCAAGTCGTTAACCAATGTCAAAGTGACCAAGAAGCCGGCCAAGAAACGTGCAGAAGCGCGTTTGGAGCCGTCACAGCCGTTGGCAACTCTCGCCGAAGCGCAAACCACACAAAAGTCACCAGAGCCCCAAACATTGCCCTCAACATCGGCAGCAACGACAGCGCCAGCGGCGAGCCCAGACTATGAGCTGGACATGTGCTTAAGCAGCAGTCATGTGGAAAATACGTTCAGTTTTTCATACGCTGATAATGGCAGCAAACCAACAGATCCTGTGGAACGCCAGCCAGCGAGCTACTTTGAGAGCTATCAAATGCGTCTCATGATCGACAATGAGATGCACAATGTGCGCATGACAAGTCCACAGCTGATCTATCAGCACTCTGGCAACGGTGGCGAAGATAATGGGGCCAATGCGGCTGCCAATTCTGCCGCCATTCGTAACATACCCAAGAAACGCATCGTACGCTATACTAGTGGCGGAGGTGGAGGTgcaggagaaggaggaggaggagggacCACTAATCGCGATGAGGCTAAGGATGAGAAGCAGGTGAAGCCAGTGGCGACATCCACGCCGCTGGGCAACAACTCACAGGCAGCGGAGAGCGGGCAGCGCGATGAAAACGATCTCGAGGTGGCTAAGAT CAATGCGCCGATGAAACCAAACTCTGGCGACGATCAGGAGCCGCATGATGCCGGTGTACAGATCGAAGATATCGAATCGATACTTTCCCATCTTCATGGCacctaa